One Alphaproteobacteria bacterium genomic window carries:
- a CDS encoding ABC transporter substrate-binding protein — MAFRTFTLLAGFVTALTFPVTLLAAEEEDFINFAGTHCRAFVAEGRADMAFVMGKAAAKFSQQEMESFNREFARKIIDVYNIDPNQSCVLDVLSMKPTVDKHVKAPQHKREAYPKAKREVAVVAGVMGSVNSPAPVSVAYRLERVGASPWVITNITLNGQPLVDRYRVEYEALAKQGGADAVLANL, encoded by the coding sequence ATGGCATTTCGCACATTCACGCTGCTGGCTGGTTTTGTTACGGCACTGACATTCCCTGTCACCCTCTTAGCGGCAGAAGAAGAGGATTTTATCAATTTTGCTGGCACCCATTGCCGCGCCTTTGTGGCTGAAGGGCGTGCAGATATGGCATTTGTAATGGGTAAAGCGGCGGCAAAATTTTCGCAGCAAGAGATGGAAAGTTTTAACCGTGAATTTGCCCGTAAAATAATAGATGTTTATAATATTGACCCAAATCAAAGCTGTGTGCTGGATGTGCTGAGCATGAAACCAACAGTAGATAAGCATGTAAAAGCTCCGCAACACAAGCGGGAAGCATATCCTAAAGCTAAGCGTGAGGTTGCCGTGGTTGCAGGAGTAATGGGTAGCGTCAATTCACCTGCGCCGGTTTCTGTGGCCTACAGATTAGAACGCGTTGGTGCTAGTCCGTGGGTGATAACTAACATTACACTCAACGGCCAACCATTGGTGGATCGTTATCGGGTCGAATATGAAGCCTTGGCAAAACAAGGCGGAGCTGACGCTGTGCTTGCGAATTTATAA
- a CDS encoding NAD(P)/FAD-dependent oxidoreductase produces MVDFAKHYDAVIIGGGHNGLVCAFYLAQKGKSVAVLERRHVVGGAAVTEEFYPGFRNSVASYTVSLLNPKIIKDMQLYNHGLRIVERQVPNFMPLGDSSYFLPSYSLEAMQKEVAKFSARDAEVLPQYYAALEVIAQQLRETLLDAPPNMGGGLKELVKAAKLALRTSKLTLDQKRDLLELFSSSAGDFLDKWFESAPVKALFGFDGIVGNYASPYAAGSAYVLLHHVFGEVNGKTGVWGHAIGGMGAITQAMAQAAQEQGAEIAVNAAVKRVTVAKNKVQTVVLEDGREIQAKTIISNIHPQLLFLNMLDDAVVPQNFKRRITHWKGGAGTCRMNVALSQLPQFTCKPSDCVEPFHTGGIIIAPSLEYMERAYLHARQYGWSQQPVVEMLIPSTLDDSLAPKGHHVASLFCQHVAPQLSHGRTWDECREEVADLMIDTVNQYAPNFKASVVGRQINSPLDLERNFGLVKGDIFHGALSLDQLFSARPMLGYADYRTPVKGLYMCGASTHPGGGVTGIPGHNAAKAWLSDN; encoded by the coding sequence ATGGTGGATTTTGCAAAACACTATGATGCGGTAATTATTGGCGGCGGCCATAATGGCTTGGTATGTGCATTTTATCTGGCGCAAAAAGGTAAGTCGGTTGCGGTATTAGAGCGTCGGCATGTTGTGGGTGGCGCTGCCGTAACCGAAGAGTTTTACCCGGGGTTTCGCAATTCTGTGGCTTCATACACCGTTAGCTTGCTCAACCCAAAAATCATAAAAGATATGCAGCTTTACAACCATGGCTTGCGGATTGTAGAACGTCAGGTGCCAAATTTTATGCCACTGGGTGACAGCAGCTATTTTCTGCCCAGCTATTCCTTAGAGGCAATGCAAAAAGAAGTGGCCAAGTTTTCGGCGCGTGATGCAGAAGTTTTGCCGCAATATTATGCCGCATTAGAAGTGATAGCTCAGCAACTGCGCGAAACCTTGCTGGATGCACCCCCCAATATGGGCGGTGGTTTGAAAGAATTGGTAAAAGCCGCTAAGCTCGCTCTTCGTACGAGTAAATTAACGCTCGATCAAAAGCGTGATTTGCTTGAATTATTCAGCAGTAGCGCAGGAGATTTTTTAGATAAATGGTTCGAAAGTGCACCGGTAAAAGCCTTGTTTGGCTTTGACGGAATTGTGGGGAATTATGCCAGCCCTTATGCCGCCGGATCGGCCTATGTATTATTGCATCATGTATTTGGTGAGGTGAATGGAAAAACAGGGGTATGGGGACATGCCATTGGCGGTATGGGTGCTATTACCCAAGCCATGGCACAAGCTGCACAAGAGCAGGGTGCAGAAATTGCAGTTAATGCTGCAGTAAAAAGAGTCACTGTTGCCAAAAACAAAGTGCAAACTGTGGTTTTGGAGGATGGGCGCGAGATACAGGCCAAAACTATTATTTCAAACATCCATCCTCAATTGCTGTTTTTGAATATGTTGGATGATGCGGTGGTGCCACAGAACTTCAAGCGCCGTATTACCCATTGGAAAGGCGGGGCGGGCACGTGTCGTATGAATGTCGCCTTATCACAGTTACCACAATTCACCTGTAAGCCTTCTGACTGTGTAGAGCCGTTTCACACGGGCGGTATTATAATAGCACCATCGCTTGAATATATGGAACGTGCGTATTTACATGCGCGGCAATATGGCTGGTCGCAGCAGCCAGTGGTGGAAATGCTGATTCCCAGTACATTAGATGATTCACTCGCACCAAAAGGGCATCATGTAGCCAGTTTGTTTTGCCAGCATGTAGCGCCACAGCTTTCCCATGGCCGAACATGGGATGAGTGTCGCGAAGAAGTAGCGGATTTAATGATTGATACGGTTAATCAATATGCACCAAATTTTAAAGCCAGCGTGGTGGGTAGGCAAATTAACTCTCCGCTCGATCTGGAGAGAAATTTTGGGTTAGTCAAAGGCGATATTTTTCATGGCGCTTTATCACTCGATCAATTGTTTAGTGCCCGTCCTATGCTTGGCTATGCCGATTACCGTACGCCGGTTAAGGGATTGTATATGTGTGGTGCATCTACCCATCCCGGAGGCGGCGTAACAGGAATTCCCGGGCATAATGCCGCTAAAGCATGGTTGAGCGACAATTAA
- a CDS encoding YdbL family protein: protein MKRILALLTVLLSVAAVPAFAMSLDSAKAKGLVGERLDGYISAVSSSPSSDVASLVNTINSARKDEYAKIASRNGQPVSVVEKLAAAKLIERLDHGTYFMDKGGNWIKK, encoded by the coding sequence ATGAAACGCATTCTTGCATTACTTACGGTACTTCTTTCCGTGGCTGCAGTTCCGGCTTTTGCCATGTCGTTAGATTCAGCAAAGGCAAAAGGTTTGGTGGGTGAACGGTTGGATGGTTATATCAGCGCAGTTTCTTCCAGCCCATCAAGCGATGTGGCATCGCTGGTTAACACCATAAATAGCGCCAGAAAAGACGAATATGCCAAAATTGCTTCGCGCAATGGCCAGCCTGTATCGGTAGTAGAAAAACTTGCCGCAGCAAAGTTGATTGAACGGCTGGATCATGGCACGTATTTTATGGATAAAGGCGGAAACTGGATAAAGAAATAG
- a CDS encoding YnbE family lipoprotein translates to MTHSIHSRLVPLCGLLMIGYAAAACTPTVKVETPDKPITINLNVNISHEIRVKVDKDLENTFEENSSIF, encoded by the coding sequence ATGACACATTCTATCCACTCACGGCTGGTTCCTCTGTGCGGTTTACTTATGATTGGATATGCGGCTGCGGCCTGCACTCCCACCGTAAAAGTAGAAACACCAGACAAGCCAATAACCATTAACCTCAATGTCAATATTTCGCACGAAATCCGAGTGAAAGTTGATAAAGACCTTGAAAATACATTTGAAGAAAATTCATCTATTTTCTAA
- a CDS encoding YdbH domain-containing protein, protein MAILYIPVDRFLEQKLKAWLYNQGIEAEFAITHLTTNKIKVENLRLSNSESLALTTAIITYNIEDLRNKKVNNITLDGLNIVVSQTEDGQITVRGLEPIIPVPSPSEKEDFQLPDLPFETLQVSNAHITFKPYEAAAYTMHGDITLRSDYTGNINISKAIMPVKNHVVTLSNITLTRPTLAEIYALHVQSATINDASHLAIGTIDVTFSMEDVLARQINTLELSKLHASIAQNKTGQFTIKGLEDLAFPTKTETPDPVTETKPVAEPKFELPELPFKQVTIKDMAFNVTPYQGETITASGNMRFHSDYSGALHITEASVPLKGEEFLFTNFSLNRSIATEPFAMNIENITHITAKKAYFAPLKIDGTITPARDMQDINGTIHIQDLRELWRLNLNVHAALNTGDWKLNFEQPVMNFETGILQPDMIFPVLRGAMQQVKGEISASGSLSKKGKNAIKSEGRITFSNMDAVIKDIPVNGVNGDISLSSLVPPASRGQQTVKINEIVLGLPLSKGQMQFALDKSGKATFDSSTWHWAGGTLKTGGATLNIYKPELPDITLSAKNIALEELLSGLLQKGISATGQLTGVLPVTFTKEREAMIIDGELHTEQGGIIRYKPQDDSPLQKGGSMQTDILLAAIENFHYSVLSMSINSKDAHALEVMLHLEGNNPELYNGQKIILNINLNGNLLDIVQSGMNVYTLPERLQEQLMQ, encoded by the coding sequence ATGGCAATTTTATATATTCCGGTAGACCGGTTTCTTGAACAAAAACTTAAAGCCTGGTTATACAATCAGGGAATAGAAGCAGAATTTGCCATAACCCACCTGACAACCAATAAAATCAAAGTTGAGAACCTTCGGCTGAGTAATTCTGAAAGCCTTGCCCTGACCACAGCAATCATTACCTACAATATTGAGGACCTGCGAAATAAAAAAGTTAATAACATCACATTAGATGGCTTAAATATTGTAGTTTCACAGACCGAAGATGGCCAAATTACGGTACGGGGATTAGAGCCGATTATTCCCGTTCCCTCACCATCTGAAAAAGAAGATTTTCAACTGCCGGATTTACCTTTTGAAACATTGCAAGTGAGCAACGCCCATATTACATTTAAGCCGTACGAAGCAGCTGCTTATACTATGCACGGCGATATTACATTACGCAGTGACTACACCGGAAACATCAACATTTCTAAGGCAATAATGCCGGTGAAGAACCACGTTGTAACACTTTCCAATATCACCCTGACACGCCCCACCCTCGCCGAGATTTACGCCTTGCATGTGCAATCTGCCACCATTAATGATGCCTCACATTTGGCAATAGGGACTATAGATGTAACATTTAGCATGGAAGATGTTTTGGCACGTCAAATCAACACATTGGAGTTGTCAAAACTGCATGCCAGCATAGCACAAAATAAGACAGGGCAATTTACAATAAAGGGACTGGAGGATTTAGCATTTCCTACCAAAACAGAGACTCCTGATCCAGTGACTGAAACAAAGCCAGTGGCGGAACCAAAATTTGAACTACCCGAACTGCCGTTCAAACAAGTAACCATTAAAGATATGGCATTTAACGTCACTCCTTATCAGGGTGAAACTATTACCGCGAGTGGTAATATGCGCTTTCACTCCGATTATAGTGGCGCATTACATATTACAGAAGCAAGTGTGCCACTGAAAGGCGAAGAGTTTTTATTTACCAATTTCTCACTTAATCGCAGCATTGCAACAGAGCCGTTTGCAATGAACATAGAAAACATTACCCATATCACCGCTAAGAAAGCCTATTTTGCGCCCTTAAAAATTGATGGCACAATTACCCCTGCGAGGGATATGCAGGATATTAACGGTACAATACACATACAGGATTTGCGCGAATTATGGCGTTTAAACCTTAATGTACATGCCGCATTAAACACAGGCGACTGGAAATTAAATTTTGAGCAACCCGTTATGAACTTTGAAACTGGTATATTACAACCCGACATGATCTTCCCCGTTTTGCGTGGGGCGATGCAGCAGGTGAAAGGTGAAATCAGTGCGAGCGGTAGCCTTAGCAAAAAAGGCAAAAATGCCATTAAAAGCGAGGGACGAATAACGTTTAGTAATATGGATGCGGTGATAAAAGACATTCCTGTGAATGGTGTAAATGGTGATATTTCATTATCATCCCTTGTGCCCCCCGCCAGTCGCGGCCAGCAAACCGTAAAGATAAACGAAATTGTGCTGGGCTTGCCACTGAGCAAAGGACAAATGCAATTTGCGCTGGATAAAAGCGGCAAAGCTACCTTCGATTCCAGCACATGGCATTGGGCGGGCGGCACGTTAAAAACCGGAGGTGCTACGCTGAATATCTATAAGCCTGAATTGCCAGATATTACGCTTTCTGCAAAAAATATCGCGCTGGAAGAACTGTTATCAGGGCTATTGCAAAAAGGCATTTCAGCTACAGGCCAACTCACAGGCGTGTTGCCTGTAACATTTACCAAAGAGCGTGAAGCGATGATTATAGATGGAGAGCTTCACACCGAACAGGGTGGCATCATACGCTATAAACCACAAGATGACAGCCCACTGCAAAAAGGCGGCTCTATGCAAACCGATATTCTGCTGGCGGCTATAGAAAATTTTCACTACAGCGTCCTCTCCATGAGCATCAACAGCAAAGATGCCCATGCGTTAGAGGTCATGCTGCACCTAGAAGGCAACAACCCTGAACTTTATAATGGCCAAAAAATCATATTGAATATAAACTTAAACGGAAATTTGTTGGATATTGTGCAAAGTGGCATGAATGTCTACACGCTTCCCGAACGCTTACAGGAGCAATTGATGCAATGA